One region of Methanococcus voltae genomic DNA includes:
- a CDS encoding DUF2080 family transposase-associated protein: MQVSKIKKTVKKWGNSGGVAVPKGFIGKSVLIQVVELENNEIKKKFKKVNIKRNSPKYERFIKRG, translated from the coding sequence ATACAAGTTAGTAAAATTAAAAAAACCGTTAAAAAATGGGGAAATAGCGGAGGTGTAGCAGTTCCCAAGGGTTTTATAGGAAAATCCGTTCTAATTCAGGTCGTAGAACTTGAAAACAACGAAATTAAAAAGAAGTTCAAAAAAGTTAACATTAAGCGAAATAGTCCCAAATATGAAAGATTTATAAAAAGAGGTTAA
- a CDS encoding MarR family winged helix-turn-helix transcriptional regulator — protein sequence MELSRLLFKTNVKEILCLLNQEGELYFSEISDRLFIQHGSLSRLLKLLYDAKLIDKRKDEEDERILPKMYYSITPLGVRILEVYEVLNSIENEMKRKNKRKNSKEPQPNNKNKNSNNNINITNSKNENVENNLTFQ from the coding sequence ATGGAGCTATCACGGTTATTATTTAAAACAAATGTTAAGGAAATTTTATGTTTATTAAATCAAGAGGGAGAACTTTATTTTTCCGAAATATCCGATAGATTATTTATACAACATGGGAGTTTAAGCAGACTTTTAAAGCTCCTATATGATGCTAAATTAATTGATAAAAGAAAAGATGAGGAAGACGAGCGGATACTCCCAAAAATGTATTATAGCATAACTCCTTTAGGTGTGCGAATACTGGAAGTATACGAGGTTTTAAATTCAATAGAAAATGAAATGAAAAGAAAAAATAAACGTAAAAATTCTAAGGAACCTCAACCAAATAATAAAAATAAAAATTCAAACAATAACATTAATATTACTAATTCTAAAAATGAAAATGTAGAAAATAATTTAACATTTCAATAA
- a CDS encoding ATP-binding protein, producing the protein MVSHTAVIGRTGTGKTYYLKQQLKKFDKLNVKCLVMDIEGDFTGIKRTNLKNLKEDFKRHNVLRVQGSEEKEKQNMIYDFVFKNLKNIIFVIDEINSQGGREKSLNPSLERLFIRGRKRGIKIIVAGQRASLISKTILSSCTIHVLKKQGWENDYKVYNQLNKHVSDLIKDSKNKYVTTVLKDGILYKLYD; encoded by the coding sequence ATGGTATCACATACCGCAGTTATCGGAAGAACCGGAACCGGTAAAACTTACTACTTAAAACAACAATTAAAAAAATTTGATAAACTCAATGTAAAATGTTTAGTAATGGATATAGAGGGAGATTTTACAGGAATTAAAAGAACTAACCTTAAAAACCTAAAAGAAGACTTTAAACGGCATAATGTTTTAAGGGTGCAAGGTTCCGAAGAGAAAGAAAAACAAAATATGATTTATGATTTTGTGTTTAAAAATCTTAAAAATATAATATTTGTTATTGATGAAATAAATAGCCAAGGTGGAAGAGAAAAGAGTTTAAACCCAAGTTTAGAACGCCTTTTTATTCGAGGGCGTAAAAGAGGTATTAAAATAATTGTAGCAGGTCAAAGGGCTTCTTTAATCTCAAAAACTATATTATCCTCTTGTACAATTCATGTACTTAAAAAACAAGGTTGGGAAAACGACTATAAAGTTTATAACCAACTAAATAAACACGTATCAGACTTAATAAAAGACTCTAAAAATAAATACGTTACCACCGTTTTAAAGGACGGAATTTTATATAAATTATATGACTAA